A single window of Moorena sp. SIOASIH DNA harbors:
- a CDS encoding peptidylprolyl isomerase, which produces MNEILQVGNQTITASEIIPLLRRYLLLPQLFREIIIDHAIAPISCTPEEQTSAEERFYAKHKLTDDKARQAWCQNHQITPKHLKALATRELQIEKFQQETWGNRLESYFLERKQQLDQVSYSLIRLKHKGVARELYYRLEDGEQSFAEIARQYSQGPEAQSGGLIGLMPMTMPHPQIARILKLSQPGQLWPPTQISEWIVIVRLEKLIPAQLDQPMRQRLLKELFNRWLGEQLQQLIEKGNREQGIGNREQGVGNREQGTGNSVKI; this is translated from the coding sequence ATGAACGAAATTTTACAAGTTGGTAACCAAACTATTACAGCATCAGAAATTATCCCCCTGCTGAGACGATACCTTTTGCTACCTCAGCTATTCCGGGAAATTATTATTGACCATGCGATCGCTCCAATCAGCTGCACCCCAGAAGAGCAAACCAGTGCTGAAGAGCGGTTTTATGCCAAACATAAGCTCACTGATGACAAAGCACGTCAGGCTTGGTGTCAGAATCATCAAATCACTCCAAAGCACTTAAAAGCCTTAGCAACCCGCGAGCTACAAATTGAAAAATTCCAACAAGAAACCTGGGGTAATCGATTAGAATCTTACTTTCTGGAGCGCAAACAGCAGCTCGATCAGGTTAGTTATTCCTTGATTCGCCTTAAGCATAAAGGTGTTGCTCGGGAACTGTATTATCGGCTGGAGGATGGAGAGCAATCCTTTGCTGAAATAGCACGGCAATATTCCCAAGGACCAGAAGCTCAAAGTGGAGGATTAATTGGTCTGATGCCGATGACTATGCCCCACCCTCAGATTGCTCGGATCCTGAAACTGAGTCAGCCTGGTCAGTTGTGGCCACCAACACAAATAAGTGAGTGGATTGTGATTGTGCGCCTAGAAAAATTAATTCCAGCCCAGTTAGACCAACCCATGCGTCAGCGACTGCTGAAGGAATTGTTTAATAGATGGCTCGGTGAGCAATTACAACAATTGATAGAAAAAGGGAACAGGGAACAGGGAATAGGGAATAGGGAGCAGGGAGTAGGGAACAGGGAACAGGGAACAGGGAACAGTGTCAAGATATAG
- a CDS encoding peptidase domain-containing ABC transporter, with the protein MTFTTSPIQEFIASVSPFNQLPTTALEKLSAQLQPVHYHLGETILMREKIPSHVVILYQGQARLLGYDPRTNKEVTVQKLSPGAILGWASLVREVYSETAIASEEVDCLALPAKEFFQLLQTYPSVATAFQDHCALIEIFDLLGAELERRADGITNLRKLALKGFQQAVVYHFPPADSAQLDPEWMWFVSGGNPPPNLPVGSRINSQNPNYATLQQVRLVGLPKSILSAEVATGNNAGITSISATPELEFRPARDAIALPESLPVVNQGQEHSRKYPFKSGRGILKETLACFEMLSEYLQVPFKREVIQRVITNQQKTGTITLPFCAAIADLMGLQTQLVKIAATTITQLPTPALIRWEDTFAVLYKASPKEVVLGIPTSSGIKRRKLSTFIDIWGKSGQVLLLKEATTTPKKKFGLSWFIPILSRYRQVLFEVLIASFFVQLFGLVNPLMTQVIIDQVIGGNSIDTLHVLGILLIVVALFEAILSALRTYLFSDTTNRIDLALASQVIDHLVRLPMSYFGKRTVGELATRVQELEKIRSFLTGTALTVVLDAVFSVIYIAVMVLYSPLLTLAALAVVPLFIFLTLIFSPILRRMLRTKAQRNAQTHSYLVEVLNGIETVKSQNIELRARMSWQQRYGGYISEGFKAVKLSTTASSISNFLHKLSSLLVLWVGAYLVLQSELTLGELIAFRIIAGYVTSPLLRLSQLWQNFQETALSIERLSDILNHPQESPVEQQNNLTMPPITGTVKYENISFRFGNSGPLQLSKINLDIPAGSFVGIVGQSGSGKSTLTKLLPRFYEPLGGRILIDNYDISKVELYSLRRQLGIVPQNPLLFEGTIHENIALNNPEATTEEIIATAKIAAAHDFIMDLPNGYNTQVGERGSALSGGQRQRVAIARAVLQNPRLLILDEATSALDYDTEQRVCTNLAEAFKGRTVLFITHRLSTIKNADLILMMSKGVIEEMGSHQELMAIKGRYYCLYK; encoded by the coding sequence ATGACTTTTACCACTTCCCCCATCCAAGAATTTATTGCTAGTGTATCTCCTTTTAATCAACTACCAACCACAGCGTTAGAAAAACTATCTGCACAATTGCAGCCAGTACACTATCACCTTGGTGAAACAATTTTAATGCGGGAGAAAATACCCTCCCATGTGGTAATTCTCTATCAAGGACAAGCTCGCCTACTAGGTTATGACCCCCGCACAAACAAGGAGGTAACGGTTCAAAAGCTTTCTCCAGGTGCCATTTTAGGCTGGGCGAGCTTAGTACGGGAAGTCTATAGTGAAACTGCGATCGCATCTGAAGAAGTAGATTGTCTAGCGCTACCAGCAAAGGAATTTTTCCAGCTGTTACAGACCTATCCCTCCGTCGCTACTGCCTTTCAAGACCATTGTGCCTTGATTGAAATCTTTGACTTACTTGGTGCTGAGCTCGAACGTCGAGCGGATGGCATCACGAATCTCCGGAAACTAGCACTGAAAGGGTTTCAACAAGCAGTAGTTTACCACTTTCCCCCAGCAGACTCAGCCCAATTAGACCCGGAGTGGATGTGGTTTGTCAGTGGCGGTAATCCTCCACCTAACTTGCCAGTGGGTAGCCGTATCAATTCACAAAACCCTAATTACGCCACTCTCCAGCAAGTGCGCTTGGTAGGATTACCGAAATCAATCCTATCGGCGGAGGTAGCAACTGGTAACAATGCAGGGATAACCTCTATTTCTGCTACTCCTGAACTGGAATTTCGCCCTGCTCGTGATGCGATCGCATTACCGGAATCCTTACCTGTAGTTAATCAGGGTCAAGAGCACAGCAGAAAATATCCCTTTAAAAGTGGCAGAGGTATTTTAAAAGAGACCTTAGCCTGCTTCGAGATGCTCAGTGAGTATCTCCAAGTGCCCTTTAAGCGGGAGGTAATCCAAAGAGTGATTACTAACCAGCAAAAAACCGGCACCATTACTTTACCATTTTGCGCTGCTATCGCTGATTTAATGGGATTGCAAACCCAGCTAGTCAAGATAGCAGCAACGACAATTACTCAGCTGCCAACACCAGCTCTGATCCGTTGGGAAGATACTTTCGCTGTTCTCTACAAAGCCTCACCAAAAGAAGTGGTACTGGGGATACCAACCTCCAGTGGCATCAAACGCCGTAAATTATCTACCTTTATCGACATTTGGGGAAAATCCGGTCAAGTACTGCTACTAAAAGAAGCAACAACTACCCCCAAGAAAAAGTTTGGTCTTTCCTGGTTTATACCAATACTATCTCGCTATCGTCAGGTACTATTTGAAGTATTAATCGCATCCTTTTTTGTCCAACTCTTTGGCTTAGTCAATCCTTTAATGACCCAGGTAATTATCGACCAGGTAATTGGTGGTAATAGCATAGATACTCTCCATGTATTGGGAATTTTACTAATAGTTGTAGCACTGTTTGAAGCAATATTAAGTGCTTTACGTACCTATTTATTCTCTGATACTACTAACCGGATTGACCTAGCCCTAGCCTCCCAGGTAATTGACCACTTGGTGCGTTTACCAATGAGTTATTTTGGAAAACGTACTGTTGGGGAATTAGCAACCAGGGTTCAGGAATTAGAAAAAATTCGCTCGTTTCTGACCGGAACAGCCTTAACTGTAGTCTTAGATGCAGTCTTTTCTGTGATCTATATTGCGGTGATGGTGCTCTACAGTCCCCTACTTACCCTAGCCGCATTAGCTGTTGTGCCCTTGTTTATCTTCCTGACCCTAATCTTTTCACCAATATTGCGGCGCATGTTAAGGACTAAGGCCCAGCGCAACGCACAAACCCATTCTTATCTAGTGGAAGTGCTTAATGGTATTGAAACCGTTAAATCCCAAAACATTGAACTACGAGCTCGCATGTCTTGGCAACAGCGCTACGGTGGTTATATCTCAGAAGGGTTTAAAGCGGTTAAGCTCTCCACTACCGCTAGTTCAATCAGCAATTTTCTCCATAAATTATCCAGTCTCTTAGTGCTATGGGTGGGAGCTTATTTAGTACTCCAAAGTGAATTAACCCTAGGAGAATTAATCGCTTTTCGGATTATTGCTGGCTATGTCACCAGTCCCCTGCTGCGGCTCTCCCAACTGTGGCAAAACTTCCAGGAAACTGCTCTATCAATTGAGCGTCTCAGCGATATTCTTAATCACCCTCAAGAATCCCCAGTAGAACAACAGAATAACTTAACCATGCCACCGATTACAGGTACTGTCAAATACGAGAATATTTCCTTCCGGTTTGGTAATAGTGGTCCGTTGCAGCTCAGTAAAATTAACCTGGACATCCCCGCTGGTTCGTTTGTAGGAATTGTCGGACAAAGTGGCTCTGGTAAAAGTACTTTAACTAAGCTTTTACCCCGCTTCTATGAACCATTAGGGGGTCGAATTCTAATTGATAACTATGACATTAGTAAAGTTGAACTCTATTCCCTACGACGTCAGCTAGGGATTGTTCCCCAGAACCCTCTGTTATTCGAGGGGACAATCCATGAAAACATTGCCCTGAATAATCCAGAAGCTACCACTGAAGAAATTATTGCTACTGCTAAAATAGCTGCTGCTCACGATTTCATTATGGACTTGCCCAATGGCTACAACACTCAGGTGGGAGAGCGAGGTTCAGCTTTATCTGGGGGACAGCGACAGCGAGTAGCGATCGCCCGTGCGGTTTTGCAAAATCCACGACTACTAATTTTAGATGAAGCCACCAGCGCTTTAGACTATGACACGGAGCAAAGGGTCTGTACTAATTTAGCTGAAGCCTTTAAAGGTCGTACTGTCTTATTCATTACCCACCGACTCAGCACAATTAAAAACGCTGACCTGATTTTAATGATGTCTAAAGGAGTCATCGAAGAGATGGGAAGTCATCAAGAATTAATGGCTATTAAAGGGCGTTATTATTGTCTTTATAAATAG
- a CDS encoding HlyD family efflux transporter periplasmic adaptor subunit — protein sequence MITSNRTTDNSYAEPTTNEVIQEQELSQPIIPQQPSVFLKQPSIWSRAILWGLVGITTFGITWASVAKIEKVIPAQGKLEPQGDVKEVQASISGVVAEVLIKDGELVKPDDVLIRFDMTSAQAQLVSLEQIQKSLIQENQFYRAQIGSDQASQPNTQPLTLPVEVLLLIKNRANLVAENKLYRVQVTGGSGGANLTSEQQFRLQINLAEFNSRVTANKQEIQQLENQLGQTKIQLANARNLLSTANNNLVTAQTNLATEQEILTDFEPLLTEGAVPKIQYRRQKQEVGRGEAEVGTRQAEVGTQQAEVNQLIQEQERIRSAIAQAKAQLANTIAASQTELQDRIAVNQQRIADIDSQLGKQIVENDKRIAEIDSQISQIKQNLKYHEIKAPVAGKVFELKARPGFVTTSSETVLEIVPNDELIAEVYITNKDRGFVKEGMEVDVRIDSFNFSEFGDIKGKLISIGADALEPDQIYPYYRFPAKIALKQQFIDIKGNSVPLASGMSVSVNIKERKRRVITIFTGFLTKKLDSLKGTK from the coding sequence ATGATTACATCCAACCGCACAACTGACAACTCTTACGCTGAGCCCACTACCAATGAGGTAATTCAAGAGCAGGAATTATCCCAACCAATTATTCCGCAACAACCTAGCGTTTTTCTGAAACAACCTAGCATTTGGTCGCGGGCTATTCTTTGGGGATTGGTGGGGATAACAACGTTTGGAATTACTTGGGCAAGTGTCGCAAAAATTGAGAAAGTGATTCCAGCACAGGGCAAGTTAGAGCCACAAGGGGATGTTAAGGAAGTTCAAGCATCGATTAGTGGTGTGGTAGCAGAGGTTTTGATTAAGGATGGAGAGCTGGTTAAGCCAGATGATGTTCTGATTCGCTTTGATATGACCTCTGCTCAAGCTCAGTTGGTTTCTCTGGAACAAATTCAGAAATCGTTAATCCAAGAAAATCAGTTTTATCGTGCTCAAATCGGTTCCGATCAAGCTAGTCAACCCAATACTCAACCGCTAACCTTGCCAGTAGAAGTTTTGCTTCTTATTAAAAACCGCGCTAACTTAGTGGCAGAAAATAAACTCTATCGAGTGCAAGTAACTGGGGGTTCTGGTGGAGCAAACCTGACGTCAGAGCAACAATTTCGTCTACAGATAAACCTGGCAGAATTCAATTCTCGGGTAACGGCGAATAAACAAGAAATTCAGCAACTAGAAAATCAGCTGGGGCAAACTAAAATCCAATTAGCGAATGCTAGAAATCTGTTGAGTACAGCTAACAACAATTTAGTGACTGCACAGACTAATTTAGCAACTGAACAGGAGATTTTAACTGATTTTGAACCATTACTTACCGAGGGAGCTGTTCCCAAAATTCAATACCGTAGACAGAAACAAGAAGTCGGTAGAGGTGAAGCTGAGGTTGGTACACGGCAAGCTGAGGTGGGTACACAGCAAGCTGAGGTCAACCAGTTAATTCAGGAACAAGAACGGATTAGAAGTGCGATCGCTCAAGCTAAAGCACAATTGGCGAATACCATTGCGGCTTCTCAAACTGAGCTACAGGATCGGATTGCTGTGAATCAACAACGGATTGCGGATATCGATAGTCAGCTCGGTAAGCAAATTGTAGAAAATGATAAACGGATAGCGGAAATTGATAGTCAAATTAGTCAAATCAAGCAAAATTTGAAGTATCACGAAATCAAAGCTCCTGTAGCTGGGAAAGTTTTTGAGCTAAAGGCTCGCCCAGGCTTTGTCACAACTAGTAGCGAAACTGTTCTGGAAATTGTGCCTAATGATGAGCTAATTGCTGAAGTTTATATCACCAATAAAGACCGGGGTTTTGTAAAAGAAGGGATGGAGGTTGATGTCAGAATTGATTCCTTTAATTTTAGTGAGTTTGGTGATATCAAAGGTAAATTAATCTCCATTGGAGCCGATGCTTTAGAGCCAGATCAGATTTATCCTTATTACCGTTTTCCTGCTAAAATTGCCCTAAAACAGCAGTTTATCGATATTAAAGGCAATTCAGTTCCCCTAGCATCAGGGATGTCGGTAAGTGTGAATATTAAGGAGAGAAAGCGTCGAGTGATTACTATCTTTACTGGCTTTTTAACCAAGAAGTTGGATAGTTTGAAGGGGACTAAATAG
- a CDS encoding filamentous hemagglutinin N-terminal domain-containing protein, which yields MKPVVYRLLQASPFVLYSLLAATTALGQITPDNTLGNESSIVTPNVNVNGALIDLIEGGAIRDSNLFHSFSDFNVAEFGRVYFANPAGIENILSRVTGGNVSNILGTLGVLGNANLFVINPNGIVFGSNSRLDLGGSFFGSTADSVLFEDGTVFSALNPNGKPLLTINIPSGLQYGSNPGSITNQSSGPSGLQVPDGQTLGLIGGDIAIPGGNLTATDGRIELGSVGSNGVVNLTPTDTSFMLDYSAVQEFQDISLSEGSRVETSGESGGSMQVQGAKVSLRDRSFVFADTKGSASGGGIVVEASQLSLEGGSRITTDVLGSGQGGDLIVNATESIGVIGVSAEGTLSTLGANVTEGGTGNGGDVSITTGQLLVKDGAIVSAGTDSKGDGGNLSVDASSKIQLIGTTPDGRIPSGLFTQAQGTGTAGDLSITTGQLLVSDGAQVSADTRGEGDGGNLSVDASSKIQLIGTSASGRSVSALSTQTLGTAKAGDLSITTGELILSDGAVVSAGTFGEGDGGNLTVDAFSTVQVIGTSASGRFPNGLFTQTQGTGKAGDLSITTGELMVSDGAVVSAGTSGEGDGGDLTVDASSKVQLIGTSASGRIPSGLFTQTQGTGKAGDVSITTGQLILSDGAVVSAGTSGEGDGGDLTVDASSKVQLIGTSASGRIPSLLFTQTQGTGKAGDVSITTGQLLVKDGAVVSASTLGEGDGGNLTVNADSKVQLIGTSASGRIPSGLFTQANRGATGNAGDVSITTGQLMVADGAVVNARSTQQDSSAGTVDINANSIFLNNNGRITAETAGEEGNITLFSRNIRLLNESKITTNAQNATGGNIVIDTYTLLGLGNSDITANAEEGPGGRVEINAQGIFGLEFRDRLTPDNDITATSNLGPSFSGEVIINISQVDPTSGLTELPGSPVDAEAILANDLCGFENNRIAGGSSFIITGKGGLPASADDPVINTDRTVRWRTRPGYASSSRQRLQQQPSVTQPQPPEEKKVIIEAQGWVTAKDGTIILTAHPFRGTPVDQILPNLDCHWRGGNRE from the coding sequence ATGAAACCTGTGGTTTACCGACTTCTGCAAGCAAGTCCCTTTGTTCTCTATTCTCTACTAGCTGCAACTACCGCATTAGGACAAATCACTCCAGATAATACCCTCGGTAATGAAAGTTCTATAGTAACCCCCAATGTCAATGTTAACGGTGCCCTGATAGATTTGATAGAAGGTGGGGCGATTAGAGACAGTAATCTATTCCACAGCTTCTCAGATTTCAATGTGGCCGAGTTTGGGCGAGTTTATTTTGCTAATCCAGCAGGAATTGAAAACATCCTGAGTCGGGTAACTGGAGGTAATGTTTCCAATATTTTAGGAACTCTGGGAGTATTGGGAAATGCTAACTTATTTGTGATTAATCCAAACGGTATTGTCTTCGGTTCCAATAGCAGACTAGATCTCGGAGGCTCATTTTTTGGGAGTACTGCTGATAGTGTATTGTTTGAAGATGGCACAGTATTTAGTGCATTAAATCCGAATGGAAAACCGTTGTTGACTATTAATATACCATCTGGGTTGCAATATGGTTCAAATCCAGGGAGTATTACTAATCAGTCTAGTGGGCCTAGTGGGCTTCAGGTGCCCGATGGTCAAACCTTAGGGCTGATTGGTGGTGACATTGCTATTCCTGGTGGTAACTTAACAGCAACCGATGGACGGATTGAGCTGGGGAGTGTTGGTTCTAATGGTGTGGTTAACTTGACCCCAACCGATACTAGTTTTATGTTGGATTATTCAGCAGTTCAAGAGTTTCAGGATATTAGTTTGTCCGAGGGTTCTAGAGTTGAGACCAGTGGCGAAAGTGGTGGGAGTATGCAGGTGCAGGGAGCTAAGGTGAGTTTACGCGATCGCTCTTTTGTGTTTGCGGATACCAAGGGGAGTGCAAGTGGCGGTGGGATAGTGGTTGAGGCTTCTCAGTTGAGTCTTGAGGGTGGTTCTAGGATAACTACAGATGTATTGGGCTCAGGACAGGGGGGAGATTTGATAGTGAATGCCACTGAATCTATTGGAGTAATTGGTGTATCGGCTGAGGGTACTCTCAGCACTTTGGGAGCCAACGTCACTGAAGGAGGAACAGGAAATGGGGGAGATGTGAGTATTACCACTGGGCAGTTACTTGTCAAAGATGGAGCAATTGTTTCAGCTGGCACAGACAGTAAAGGGGACGGGGGGAACTTGAGTGTGGATGCCTCCTCAAAGATTCAACTGATTGGTACGACACCCGATGGTCGGATTCCCAGTGGCTTGTTTACTCAAGCTCAAGGAACAGGAACAGCGGGAGATTTGAGTATTACCACTGGGCAGTTACTTGTCTCTGATGGAGCACAAGTTTCAGCTGACACAAGGGGTGAAGGGGACGGGGGGAACTTGAGTGTGGATGCCTCCTCAAAGATTCAACTGATTGGTACCTCAGCCTCGGGTCGTTCTGTCAGCGCCTTGTCTACTCAAACTCTAGGGACAGCAAAAGCGGGAGATCTGAGTATTACCACTGGGGAGTTAATTCTCTCTGATGGAGCAGTTGTTTCAGCTGGCACTTTTGGTGAAGGAGACGGGGGAAATTTGACTGTCGATGCTTTCTCTACGGTTCAAGTGATTGGTACCTCAGCCTCGGGTCGGTTTCCCAACGGCTTGTTTACTCAAACTCAAGGGACAGGAAAAGCGGGAGATTTGAGTATTACCACTGGGGAGTTAATGGTCTCTGATGGAGCAGTTGTTTCAGCTGGCACAAGCGGTGAAGGGGACGGCGGAGATTTGACAGTAGATGCTTCCTCAAAGGTTCAACTGATTGGTACCTCAGCCTCGGGTCGGATTCCCAGCGGCTTGTTTACTCAAACTCAAGGGACAGGAAAAGCGGGAGATGTCAGTATTACCACTGGGCAGTTAATTCTCTCTGATGGAGCAGTTGTTTCAGCTGGCACAAGCGGTGAAGGGGACGGCGGAGATTTGACAGTAGATGCTTCCTCAAAGGTTCAACTGATTGGTACCTCAGCCTCGGGTCGGATTCCCAGCCTCTTGTTTACTCAAACTCAAGGGACAGGAAAAGCGGGAGATGTCAGTATTACCACTGGGCAGTTACTTGTCAAAGATGGAGCAGTTGTTTCAGCTAGTACTTTGGGTGAAGGGGACGGGGGAAATTTAACTGTGAATGCTGACTCAAAGGTTCAACTGATTGGTACCTCAGCCTCGGGTCGGATTCCCAGCGGCTTGTTTACTCAAGCTAATCGGGGAGCAACAGGAAATGCGGGAGATGTGAGTATTACCACTGGGCAGTTAATGGTCGCAGATGGAGCAGTTGTTAATGCTAGAAGCACTCAACAGGATAGTTCAGCAGGCACGGTAGATATTAATGCCAACTCCATCTTCCTTAACAACAATGGCAGGATCACAGCAGAAACAGCAGGAGAAGAAGGTAATATTACTCTATTTTCCCGTAACATTCGACTGCTTAACGAAAGCAAAATTACTACTAACGCCCAAAATGCAACTGGGGGCAATATAGTTATTGATACTTACACCTTACTCGGTCTGGGAAATAGCGACATCACCGCTAATGCTGAAGAAGGCCCAGGAGGTCGTGTTGAGATTAATGCCCAAGGCATCTTTGGCCTAGAGTTTCGAGACCGTCTCACTCCAGACAATGACATCACCGCCACCTCCAACCTTGGCCCATCCTTCAGCGGTGAAGTCATAATCAACATCTCACAGGTAGACCCCACCTCAGGCTTAACCGAATTACCAGGAAGCCCGGTAGATGCAGAAGCCATCCTCGCCAATGACCTTTGTGGCTTTGAGAATAATCGGATTGCTGGCGGCAGTTCCTTTATCATTACCGGAAAAGGGGGTTTACCAGCTAGTGCAGACGATCCGGTGATTAATACCGACAGAACAGTGAGGTGGCGAACTCGTCCTGGCTATGCCAGCAGCAGCAGACAACGATTACAGCAGCAACCCTCAGTAACACAGCCTCAACCTCCCGAAGAAAAAAAAGTGATTATCGAAGCCCAAGGCTGGGTAACAGCAAAGGATGGCACAATTATTCTGACCGCTCATCCCTTTAGGGGTACTCCTGTTGATCAGATATTGCCCAATCTTGATTGCCATTGGAGAGGAGGGAATAGGGAGTAG